GAAGCTAAGGCCACTCTTTTGTTTCCATCTAAAAAAGGATGATTTTTACATAGATAAAATAAATATGCGGCAGCTTTATCAAATACAGAAGGATGTAAACTTATACCATCAAAAGTAGTCATTGGTTGGTTAATTGCCGATTCTAAGAGTCCATGATCTCGGATATCAGCTGCTCCGCCATACAATTCAATTTGATCTTTATGTATGAGAATTACATCCTCAATAGAGAGGAAGATAGTTTCATCGAGCATTATTGAGCTAGTTTTTTTAGTGTTTTACCGTGAGCTTTATTAATCTTTTCAAGA
This Leptospira congkakensis DNA region includes the following protein-coding sequences:
- a CDS encoding type II toxin-antitoxin system death-on-curing family toxin; this encodes MLDETIFLSIEDVILIHKDQIELYGGAADIRDHGLLESAINQPMTTFDGISLHPSVFDKAAAYLFYLCKNHPFLDGNKRVALASSLVFLDINGYDILDPNETLYDFVIGVAEGKFKLEEIKKTLESLAQLNI